One window of Scheffersomyces stipitis CBS 6054 chromosome 1, whole genome shotgun sequence genomic DNA carries:
- a CDS encoding predicted protein — translation MAPIPQNSSTEVSLLHPKVLLLSAGITTTAFLSYKFHQRYVTRLRTYLDITPKILDNQQKLYGYVTRVGDGDNFRFFHTPGGVFMGWGWLRKIPTNRNQLKDETLMIRLCGVDAPERSHWGKPAQPFSEEALIWLSSYVGKRYVTVTPFSIDQYKRLVARAQVWKWTGKKDVSAEMIRQGLGIVYEGKSGAEFGDNEALYRNLEAKAKRQKKGVWSLGKKMTTPGEFKREHYRGD, via the coding sequence ATGGCTCCCATTCCACAAAACAGCTCAACAGAGGTATCACTATTGCATCCGAAAGTATTGCTTCTTTCCGCTGGAATTACGACCACTGCGTTTTTGTCCTACAAATTTCACCAGAGGTATGTTACTAGATTAAGAACCTATTTGGACATAACACCCAAAATATTGGACAACCAGCAGAAATTGTACGGGTATGTTACACGAGTAGGTGATGGAGATAACTTCCGCTTTTTCCATACTCCTGGTGGAGTTTTCATGGGTTGGGGCTGGCTTCGTAAAATTCCTACCAATAGAAACCAGTTGAAAGACGAGACGTTAATGATTAGATTATGTGGAGTAGATGCTCCAGAACGTTCCCATTGGGGCAAACCAGCACAGccattttcagaagaagcacTCATTTGGTTGTCCTCGTATGTTGGAAAAAGATACGTGACGGTGACCCCATTCTCTATTGACCAGTACAAGCGATTAGTGGCACGAGCTCAGGTATGGAAATGGACTGGCAAAAAAGATGTTAGTGCAGAAATGATTAGACAGGGCCTAGGAATAGTATACGAAGGAAAACTGGGAGCAGAGTTCGGCGATAATGAAGCATTATATAGAAACTTGGAAGCCAAGGCCaagagacagaagaaaggagTATGGTCTTTgggaaagaagatgacgactCCAGGCGAGTTCAAAAGAGAACACTACAGAGGAGACTAG
- a CDS encoding predicted protein produces MSKEDLESEVVEKNTYCFEDNEYCKLALDDSNQLLPYKEKISKKWVLTVIFSIILSLFSFCLYLFVRYSYSNDSVKSFGHNVDEWVTMTAIDGEPMQVIENNFERIPLEAKVMNTTVYEKQKLVNGLSATFSKFEDFEFDSVFLTLNFTNNDNDTENVNVIEISIDGHPVWRTSPPLSKVGTTTYSSTSKDISKYISLFGKSSNQFKVQILEGSHDKISFALALTLANCGKEKPVIGSPITVSSLFNSTEPANDIIALTKSNGEVFDFSKNDKFLVELPKFSGKTFAAKLELFVSAGKSDVEFFILNRNSPFRLLNIFINEQLIATISPNPILFHSNSIIPSAYSGPIAPFGSFTGFSYEVNLANVLPILWGQKSTLEVQLVSPVNDMFPLEIENVFSQKDNYGVNDFRFSSPAKPIMKGDNQANTEWYVSGNIFSWENKDILTSQGEILGSGITETYSSSLRYDPRKIATKILTVSDDFYSSHSSTLRFSLRNQTSLNFTVNQKGSTKSYLTEHQINGKISLDVVGHKSSMFGHMYTYLIVLDGNATNELLHEYRFFSWSIINEVIISGEDAGCLNSAKIYSGAKVGKVTNRLCESESTKAFDSYSMDNSIVKSRFESFRDSERHSRLFTFQPNKSQMF; encoded by the coding sequence ATGtcaaaagaagacttggagaGTGAAGTAGTTGAAAAAAACACCTACTGCTTCGAAGATAATGAATACTGCAAATTAGCTTTAGATGACTCTAATCAGCTTTTACCttacaaagaaaagatttcTAAGAAGTGGGTCCTCACTGTCATCTTTAGTATTATTCTATCATTGTTTTCGTTTTGCTTATATTTGTTTGTTAGATACAGCTATTCAAACGATTCCGTCAAATCCTTTGGACATAATGTAGATGAATGGGTGACAATGACTGCAATTGATGGTGAACCTATGCAAGTAATCGAAAACAATTTTGAAAGGATTCCTTTGGAGGCAAAAGTCATGAATACTACGGTCTAcgagaaacagaaattaGTAAATGGTTTGAGTGCTACTTTCTCCAAGTTTGAAGACTTCGAATTTGACTCTGTTTTTTTGACATTgaacttcaccaacaatGATAACGATACCGAAAATGTCAATGTAATTGAGATCTCCATCGATGGTCATCCAGTATGGAGAACTTCCCCACCACTTTCTAAGGTAGGCACCACAACCTACTCAAGCACCAGTAAAGACATTTCCAAGTACATTTCACTCTTTGGTAAAAGTTCCAACCAATTCAAAGTGCAAATCTTGGAAGGGAGTCATGACAAAATCAGCTTTGCTCTTGCTCTTACATTAGCGAACTGCGGAAAAGAAAAGCCTGTTATAGGTTCTCCAATCACAGTGAGTTCgcttttcaattcaacTGAGCCTGCAAACGATATAATAGCATTGACCAAATCAAATGGAGAAGTGTTTGACTTCTCGAAGAACGACAAGTTCTTAGTTGAATTACCAAAGTTCAGTGGAAAGACATTTGCTGCAAAGCTAGAATTATTTGTCTCTGCTGGAAAGTCTGAcgttgaatttttcattcttaATAGAAATTCTCCGTTTCGTCTTTTGAACATTTTCATTAATGAACAACTAATTGCTACTATCTCACCAAACCCTATTTTGTTTCACTCGAACTCTATCATTCCCAGCGCGTACTCTGGGCCTATTGCTCCTTTTGGTAGTTTTACCGGATTTAGCTATGAAGTAAATTTGGCCAACGTTTTGCCAATTTTGTGGGGTCAGAAATCCACCTtagaagttcaacttgtttctCCTGTCAACGATATGTTCCCCTTGGAGATTGAAAACGTATTTTCCCAAAAGGATAATTATGGTGTCAACGATTTTAGATTTTCATCCCCTGCAAAGCCAATAATGAAGGGCGACAATCAAGCCAATACAGAATGGTACGTGTCTGGCAATATCTTTCTGTGGGAAAACAAAGACATTTTGACTTCTCAAGGTGAGATATTAGGGTCTGGAATAACCGAAACTTATAGTAGTAGTTTACGATATGACCCTCGCAAAATTGCTACTAAAATTTTAACTGTTTCAGACGATTTTTATTCTTCCCATTCGTCGACTCTTCGATTTTCTTTAAGGAACCAAACTCTGTTAAACTTCACTGTAAATCAAAAGGGTTCTACTAAGAGTTATTTAACTGAGCACCAGATTAATGGCAAAATTTCACTTGATGTCGTTGGTCACAAACTGAGTATGTTTGGCCACATGTATACATACTtaattgttcttgacgGAAATGCCACTAACGAGTTATTACACGAATATCGTTTCTTTTCATGGTCCATAATAAATGAGGTCATTATATCTGGTGAAGATGCTGGATGCTTAAATTCAGCTAAAATCTACTCCGGCGCCAAAGTGGGTAAAGTTACCAATCGCCTATGCGAGTCTGAGTCAACCAAAGCATTCGACTCATATTCAATGGACAATAGCATAGTCAAGCTGAGGTTTGAATCTTTCCGTGATTCTGAAAGGCATTCAAGATTATTCACATTCCAGCCTAACAAAAGCCAAATGTTCTGA